From Echinicola soli, a single genomic window includes:
- a CDS encoding DUF2461 domain-containing protein, with amino-acid sequence MNKDTLEFLSDLTENNNKEWMDANRDWYQETRKGFLGTVGDLLEELKKRQPGLEGLRPKDCIFRQNRDIRFSANKAPYKNNMGAYFSPGGKKSVGPGYYLHIQPRECFLAGGIWMPAAEQLKKIRQEIDYSGAELEKIIKAPSFKSAFGDIHGERLKTSPRDYSTDHPHIDLLRLKSFVVTHPLTDQEVLSDGLVETCLGYYSKMDEFHAFLAQAVDDADGGEGII; translated from the coding sequence ATGAACAAGGATACGTTAGAATTTTTATCGGATTTAACTGAAAACAACAATAAGGAATGGATGGATGCCAACCGGGATTGGTATCAAGAAACCAGAAAGGGATTTTTAGGGACCGTAGGGGATTTGCTTGAGGAGCTGAAAAAAAGGCAGCCTGGTTTGGAAGGTCTTCGGCCAAAAGACTGCATTTTCCGGCAAAACCGGGATATCCGTTTCAGTGCCAACAAAGCACCTTATAAAAACAACATGGGAGCATACTTTTCTCCAGGCGGTAAAAAGTCCGTTGGACCGGGCTACTATTTGCACATCCAGCCCAGGGAGTGCTTTTTGGCTGGTGGAATCTGGATGCCCGCAGCAGAACAGTTGAAGAAAATACGCCAGGAAATCGACTATTCAGGAGCAGAGCTGGAAAAGATCATAAAGGCCCCTTCATTTAAATCTGCCTTTGGAGATATTCATGGCGAACGGCTGAAAACATCTCCGCGGGATTATAGTACCGATCATCCACATATCGACCTGCTACGACTGAAGAGTTTTGTGGTGACCCATCCATTGACAGACCAGGAAGTGTTGTCAGATGGCTTGGTGGAGACTTGTCTTGGTTATTATTCCAAGATGGATGAATTTCATGCCTTCCTTGCCCAGGCAGTGGATGATGCAGATGGAGGGGAAGGCATTATTTGA
- a CDS encoding FUSC family membrane protein: protein MAFFKPIELKSFILGQYFTDGVKMTLGVLLPAVVFSLLGDFRTGISISLGAFLVSISDSTGPLEHRRTGMLASCGFVFLSALVTGVLNKYPMLMGIEIAVFCFVFAMFTVYGTRAASVGAGALLGMAISMDPHKTASAFWLYALMVLTGGIWYTLLSLSIMQIRPYRVAQQALGESVLKVAAFLRQKAAFYSTDTDVETNYRRLAAVQVEVNEHQDSVRELLYKTRIKVGESISSGQLLLVIFVDMVDIFEQMMASHYDYKRLRELYGQYRVLHDFRGGIQLVAEELSRLGYALINNEKPKLPHYPVDFLEGIREEIEALEKSGVKCLMLRKIYANLASITARVDDIYNYFYEDKLTFISQTREQSLSKFVGHQSFSLKFIIDNLSFESNVFRHALRLAVTCLLGYLISLQLSLGNHSYWVVLTILVILRPGFSLTKRRNTQRIFGTLIGGLTGVLILYLVPDFTVRFVFLVLFMVLAYSFLRIRYFLAVVFMTPFIFIVYAFLYPDSNFLIVRERVIDTVLGSGLAYLASNFFLPSWEYTGFKQMSTKVLNANLEYFAMIIGRFDAGAFDEVAYRLARRKVYLQSANLSAAFQRMLDEPKSKQKNKQDLHQFVVLNHILSSYFSTLSSSLVRSDVVLSSHEQIVKIKRIRNYLLRSVENLGGKGEVLDFTVLEHEDRLLKLTDSAETSLLSEQLQLIQKTCSDLEKLSRKMTAY from the coding sequence ATGGCTTTTTTCAAACCTATAGAATTAAAGAGTTTTATTTTAGGTCAATATTTCACTGATGGGGTGAAAATGACACTTGGTGTATTGTTGCCAGCTGTTGTATTTTCCTTATTGGGTGATTTTAGGACAGGGATCAGTATTTCACTTGGCGCTTTTTTGGTGAGCATTTCTGATAGTACCGGTCCCTTGGAGCATCGAAGGACAGGGATGTTGGCGAGCTGCGGCTTTGTTTTTTTGAGTGCCTTGGTGACGGGTGTGCTGAATAAATATCCCATGTTGATGGGGATTGAGATTGCAGTATTTTGTTTTGTGTTTGCGATGTTTACCGTGTATGGAACCCGGGCCGCCTCTGTCGGAGCGGGAGCACTCCTGGGAATGGCCATTTCGATGGATCCACATAAGACAGCATCTGCCTTTTGGCTGTATGCATTGATGGTTTTGACAGGTGGGATTTGGTATACTTTACTGAGTTTGTCGATTATGCAGATCAGGCCTTACAGGGTGGCCCAGCAGGCCTTGGGGGAAAGTGTGCTGAAGGTGGCGGCGTTCTTACGTCAGAAGGCCGCCTTTTATTCTACCGATACCGATGTGGAGACCAACTACCGGAGGCTGGCCGCTGTGCAGGTGGAGGTCAATGAGCATCAGGACAGTGTTCGTGAGCTGCTCTACAAAACACGAATAAAAGTAGGAGAATCCATTAGCTCGGGGCAATTGCTACTGGTGATTTTTGTGGATATGGTGGATATTTTTGAACAAATGATGGCTTCCCATTATGATTACAAAAGACTTCGGGAATTGTATGGGCAATACCGGGTATTGCATGATTTTAGGGGAGGGATTCAGCTGGTGGCAGAAGAGCTTTCCCGACTGGGCTATGCCCTGATCAATAATGAAAAGCCCAAGCTTCCTCATTATCCCGTGGATTTTTTGGAAGGGATCAGGGAGGAAATAGAGGCCTTGGAAAAATCGGGGGTAAAATGCCTGATGCTTCGGAAGATTTATGCCAATCTGGCTTCTATTACTGCGCGGGTGGATGATATTTATAATTACTTCTATGAAGACAAGCTGACCTTTATTTCCCAGACGCGTGAGCAGAGCCTTTCCAAATTTGTAGGGCATCAAAGTTTCTCCTTGAAGTTTATCATCGATAATTTATCTTTTGAATCAAATGTTTTTCGACATGCGCTTCGGCTGGCAGTGACGTGTTTGTTGGGGTATTTGATTTCCCTTCAGCTATCCCTGGGAAACCACAGCTATTGGGTGGTATTGACGATATTGGTGATTTTGAGACCGGGATTTAGCTTGACCAAGCGGAGGAATACACAGCGGATTTTTGGGACGCTGATAGGTGGGCTAACTGGAGTGCTTATTCTGTACCTAGTGCCGGATTTCACCGTGAGGTTCGTTTTCTTGGTCTTGTTTATGGTGTTGGCGTATAGCTTTCTCAGAATCAGGTATTTTTTGGCGGTGGTGTTTATGACACCATTTATATTTATCGTGTATGCGTTTTTGTATCCTGACTCCAATTTTCTGATCGTCAGGGAACGGGTCATTGATACGGTGCTGGGGTCTGGCTTGGCTTACCTGGCGAGTAATTTTTTCCTTCCCAGCTGGGAATACACAGGGTTTAAGCAAATGTCTACAAAGGTGCTGAACGCTAATTTAGAGTACTTCGCCATGATCATCGGTAGGTTTGATGCAGGAGCCTTTGATGAAGTGGCCTATCGGCTGGCGAGAAGAAAGGTGTACCTTCAGTCGGCCAATTTATCTGCTGCTTTTCAGCGAATGCTGGATGAGCCTAAGAGCAAACAGAAAAACAAGCAGGACTTGCACCAATTTGTGGTGCTAAACCATATTCTGTCCTCCTACTTTTCCACGCTTTCTTCCAGTTTGGTGCGTTCTGATGTGGTTTTATCCTCCCATGAGCAGATCGTAAAGATCAAGCGGATCCGTAACTATTTGCTCAGGAGTGTGGAGAATTTGGGAGGAAAAGGAGAGGTCCTTGATTTTACGGTGCTGGAGCATGAAGATCGCTTGTTGAAACTAACTGATTCGGCAGAAACCTCCTTATTGTCCGAGCAATTGCAGCTGATCCAAAAGACTTGTTCGGACTTGGAAAAGCTCAGTAGAAAGATGACTGCGTACTAA
- a CDS encoding Cof-type HAD-IIB family hydrolase: protein MQFKALCTDIDGTLLDKNREISARTIDAIAQLPADFPVILASSRMPSAMRHLQADMNRLQNPMICYNGGYIIHFNGREDEIERLDTVKIPLDICHHIQQLSVGTDIHVSVYHEDEWYAPKDDFWTQREITSTKVKPIIKKWQHVMPDWESRQAGAHKVMCMGPAEEIDGLFKALEDQKNEALHLYRSKDTYIEIAPKSISKASALEQLLAKKYNIALSEVIAFGDNYNDIEMLKAAGHGVAVGNARDEVKAVANEITAGNKEDGVAMMIEKYLL from the coding sequence ATGCAATTCAAAGCGCTTTGTACCGACATTGACGGTACATTATTGGATAAAAACAGAGAAATTTCGGCCAGAACCATTGATGCCATCGCCCAGCTTCCAGCGGATTTCCCCGTTATTTTGGCTTCCTCCAGAATGCCAAGTGCAATGCGACACCTGCAAGCTGACATGAACAGGCTCCAAAACCCCATGATATGCTATAACGGCGGCTATATTATTCATTTTAATGGCCGTGAAGATGAAATTGAACGATTGGATACCGTGAAGATCCCTCTGGATATCTGTCATCACATCCAGCAGCTTTCCGTGGGCACCGATATCCATGTCAGTGTTTACCATGAAGATGAATGGTATGCGCCCAAGGATGACTTTTGGACGCAACGGGAAATCACCAGCACCAAGGTAAAACCAATCATCAAAAAGTGGCAGCATGTAATGCCGGATTGGGAATCCAGACAGGCAGGAGCACATAAGGTCATGTGCATGGGGCCAGCCGAAGAAATAGATGGGCTGTTCAAGGCATTGGAAGATCAGAAAAATGAAGCCCTCCACCTCTACCGCTCCAAGGATACCTACATCGAAATCGCCCCAAAATCCATATCCAAAGCCAGTGCATTGGAACAGCTGCTGGCAAAAAAATACAACATCGCTCTTTCTGAGGTCATTGCTTTTGGTGACAATTATAATGACATCGAAATGCTTAAAGCCGCAGGCCATGGAGTGGCCGTCGGAAATGCCCGCGATGAGGTAAAGGCCGTAGCCAACGAAATCACCGCTGGCAACAAGGAAGATGGTGTGGCCATGATGATCGAAAAATACCTGCTATAA